A region from the Pararge aegeria chromosome Z, ilParAegt1.1, whole genome shotgun sequence genome encodes:
- the LOC120636617 gene encoding insulin-like growth factor 2 mRNA-binding protein 3, with amino-acid sequence MMNEQLKTVCVSMNKLYIGNLPTEADEEIVRQLFAEHNLTVSEISVKRGGYAFVDFPDQSAADRAIDKLHGYSYCGLPLIVEPSVANKKIVNMPNMQSASSVQLQEASADSLATGGGGGGWR; translated from the exons ATGATGAACGAGCAACTAAAGACCGTGTGTGTGTCTATGAACAAGTTGTATATTGGCAACCTGCCGACGGAAGCCGATGAGGAGATTGTGCGCCAACTATTCGCTGAGCATAACCTGACGGTTTCGGAGATATCTGTGAAGCGTGGGGGATACGCGTTTGTCGACTTCCCAGACCAATCGGCCGCTGATCGTGCGATTGACAAACTACATG gTTACTCCTACTGTGGACTTCCTTTGATAGTCGAGCCATCGGTTGCTAATAAGaaaat CGTCAACATGCCCAACATGCAGAGCGCGAGCAGTGTCCAACTGCAGGAAGCCAGCGCGGATTCCTTAGCCACGGGCGGAGGCGGCGGCGGCTGGAGGTAA